One Kitasatospora sp. NBC_01266 genomic window carries:
- a CDS encoding oxidoreductase → MTGLPGMAGAQGMAGAPEAPADWSPVERRLWDAFRCGAVCDLSVGDRHADDPAAPGSWGPERTVRAGVLALLLLAGPAAVPGTVRGLKLTGALVTGRFDLAGGRITDFVELRACRFDTGVLLSEAQAGTVRFDGCWLPRLDGSRLTTSGDLVLARCVVPFGVRLTDAQIGTDLIVNYLTAGCDQYKHAFSADGLTVHQDFEADRLTTYGDLSLRTAKVGGRLSLRGAELHARPGQSNCLNAARINVGSTCYLTGWLPLGPVRPHPGTHPLAVQGVVYSLRNGDPGPFYRAPQSSDPRAEEPQAPDAQDAPPVPAPRPAAETGEPMAQGSEFGDMYAQGFGEPAALGSRTLPFRAFGGVRLEDARFESACLITNAEFHLGEDQELSLRRIQTPELRFTCPTPPTGTVALSRARIGNLVDSPGAWPTNHRVRLTGFAYENLRPPEGTAFTIAQRISWLDHALDAYHPEPYEQLAAALRRDGLDEDAREVQYAKQHRRSQNLPLLSRFWCRFQDITVGYGYRPGRAAAWLVAAWLLGTLWFAGHQPPPVKVDEHPHWNAALYSASLVLPIVNLGQDGWAPAGFSQWLSAGLVMTGWLLATTAVTGATRVLQRG, encoded by the coding sequence CCCCGGGCAGCTGGGGCCCGGAGCGGACCGTACGGGCCGGGGTGCTCGCACTGCTGCTGCTCGCCGGCCCCGCCGCCGTGCCGGGCACGGTGCGCGGCCTCAAGCTCACCGGCGCGCTGGTCACCGGGCGGTTCGACCTCGCGGGCGGCCGGATCACCGACTTCGTCGAGCTGCGCGCCTGCCGCTTCGACACCGGCGTGCTGCTCTCCGAGGCCCAGGCAGGTACCGTGCGCTTCGACGGCTGCTGGCTGCCCCGGCTGGACGGCTCCCGGCTGACCACCTCCGGCGACCTGGTGCTGGCCCGCTGCGTGGTGCCCTTCGGGGTGCGGCTGACCGACGCCCAGATCGGCACCGACCTGATCGTCAACTACCTGACGGCGGGCTGCGACCAGTACAAGCACGCGTTCTCGGCCGACGGCCTGACGGTCCACCAGGACTTCGAGGCCGACCGGCTGACCACCTACGGCGACCTGAGCCTGCGCACCGCCAAGGTCGGCGGCCGGCTCTCGCTGCGCGGCGCCGAGCTGCACGCCCGCCCCGGCCAGAGCAACTGCCTCAACGCGGCCCGGATCAACGTCGGCAGCACCTGCTACCTGACCGGCTGGCTGCCGCTCGGGCCGGTCCGGCCGCACCCCGGCACGCATCCGCTCGCGGTGCAGGGCGTCGTCTACAGCCTGCGCAACGGCGACCCGGGGCCGTTCTACCGCGCGCCGCAGAGCTCGGACCCGCGCGCCGAGGAGCCGCAGGCTCCGGATGCCCAGGACGCACCGCCGGTACCGGCGCCGCGCCCGGCCGCCGAGACCGGCGAGCCGATGGCGCAGGGCAGCGAGTTCGGCGACATGTACGCCCAGGGCTTCGGCGAGCCGGCCGCGCTCGGCAGCCGCACCCTGCCGTTCCGCGCCTTCGGCGGGGTCCGCCTGGAGGACGCCCGCTTCGAGTCCGCCTGCCTGATCACCAACGCCGAGTTCCACCTGGGCGAGGACCAGGAACTGTCGCTGCGCCGGATCCAGACCCCCGAACTGCGCTTCACCTGCCCGACCCCGCCCACCGGCACGGTCGCCCTCTCCCGGGCCCGGATCGGCAACCTGGTCGACTCCCCCGGCGCCTGGCCCACCAACCACCGGGTCCGGCTGACCGGCTTCGCCTACGAGAACCTGCGCCCGCCGGAGGGCACCGCCTTCACCATCGCCCAGCGGATCAGCTGGCTGGACCACGCGCTGGACGCCTACCACCCCGAGCCCTACGAGCAGTTGGCCGCCGCCCTGCGCCGCGACGGCCTCGACGAGGACGCCCGCGAGGTGCAGTACGCCAAGCAGCACCGCCGCAGTCAGAACCTGCCGCTGCTGAGCCGGTTCTGGTGCCGCTTCCAGGACATCACGGTGGGCTACGGCTACCGCCCGGGCCGGGCGGCGGCCTGGCTGGTCGCCGCCTGGCTGCTGGGCACCCTCTGGTTCGCCGGCCACCAGCCGCCACCGGTCAAGGTGGACGAACACCCGCACTGGAACGCCGCGCTGTACTCCGCCAGCCTGGTGCTGCCGATCGTCAACCTGGGCCAGGACGGCTGGGCACCGGCCGGCTTCAGCCAGTGGCTGAGCGCGGGGCTGGTGATGACCGGCTGGCTGCTGGCGACGACGGCGGTGACCGGCGCGACCCGCGTGCTGCAGCGGGGCTGA
- a CDS encoding DUF397 domain-containing protein — protein MTPWQKSSFSGNSNECIEVRTVDGMVEVRESDSAEIIVRTTPKKWARFLLGAQNGEFDSHGDFSA, from the coding sequence ATGACCCCTTGGCAGAAGTCGTCGTTCAGCGGAAATTCTAATGAATGCATCGAGGTTCGCACGGTCGACGGAATGGTCGAGGTTCGCGAGTCCGATTCTGCTGAAATTATCGTTCGAACCACCCCGAAGAAGTGGGCGCGATTCCTGCTCGGTGCGCAGAACGGGGAATTCGACAGCCACGGAGACTTCTCCGCCTGA
- a CDS encoding helix-turn-helix domain-containing protein, whose translation MPPRLSPTVRQQRLGIELRRMREYAGMTPQAMAAALGTDAPKISQMESGKAGISPERLRSWAIASKCTDDGLIGALVAMTQDRGKRWFDEYRGRLPAGFLDIAEMEYHSDAERGLISWATTYIPGLTQTGSYAGAVFARIRPPLPRHEVDARTAFRVQRQRVVLDGKPYVAYIHEAALRMQFGGPAVLRGQLKSLLEDSERPNVTVRAIPFDVDTFPGAGENLALAAGAVPELDTVQIDLTQGPQFIHAEAELRTYRSMAAEVDGTALSPDASRDFIHKLMQDLKG comes from the coding sequence ATGCCACCCCGACTGTCACCGACTGTCCGTCAGCAGCGCCTGGGCATCGAGCTGCGCAGGATGCGTGAGTACGCGGGAATGACCCCGCAGGCCATGGCGGCGGCACTCGGTACCGATGCCCCGAAGATCAGCCAGATGGAGTCAGGCAAGGCCGGGATCAGTCCTGAGCGGCTTCGGTCCTGGGCTATCGCCAGTAAATGCACTGATGACGGGTTGATCGGTGCGCTTGTGGCCATGACGCAGGATCGCGGAAAGCGGTGGTTCGATGAGTATCGAGGCCGCCTCCCCGCCGGTTTTCTTGACATCGCGGAGATGGAGTACCACTCCGATGCCGAGAGAGGTCTGATCAGCTGGGCAACGACCTATATTCCCGGGCTGACGCAGACGGGGTCTTATGCCGGTGCCGTCTTCGCGCGCATCAGGCCTCCGCTCCCCAGGCATGAGGTCGACGCCCGCACCGCGTTCCGCGTGCAGCGCCAGCGGGTCGTGCTCGACGGCAAGCCATACGTGGCATATATCCACGAGGCAGCCCTGCGGATGCAGTTCGGCGGTCCAGCTGTGCTGCGTGGCCAGCTGAAGAGCCTCCTGGAGGACTCGGAACGCCCCAACGTCACCGTCCGCGCGATCCCGTTCGATGTGGATACCTTCCCGGGAGCTGGAGAGAACCTCGCCCTGGCCGCAGGTGCGGTCCCGGAGCTTGACACGGTGCAGATCGACTTGACCCAGGGCCCGCAGTTCATCCATGCCGAAGCGGAGTTGCGGACCTATCGCAGCATGGCTGCGGAGGTTGACGGTACGGCGCTCTCACCGGATGCTTCCCGCGATTTTATCCATAAGCTCATGCAAGACTTGAAAGGCTGA
- a CDS encoding ABC transporter ATP-binding protein: MTLTTSAADTAPKTYAWEIQATGLKVRAGRKKMAVDGLDLSLGIGTHGLLGPNGAGKTTLIRALATVLRPAEGELELLGSPVGGVGDQRSLRRRIGYLPQEFGYYKRFTVREFVEYMAWLKEVPKADIPAAVQRAVERVGLADRADQRMKTLSGGMVRRAGIAQAIVNDPALLLLDEPTAGLDPAQRLRFRELLQELGREACVVVSTHLVEDVAAACSDVVLFADGRLVFQGPPEVLAAAGGSEHPGDSPLERGYSALLHNSEQQGGTW, from the coding sequence ATGACACTCACGACGAGCGCGGCCGACACCGCGCCGAAGACCTACGCCTGGGAGATCCAGGCCACCGGCCTGAAAGTGCGGGCCGGGCGGAAGAAGATGGCCGTCGACGGGCTCGATCTGTCCCTGGGCATCGGCACCCACGGCCTGCTGGGACCCAACGGTGCGGGGAAGACCACCCTGATCCGGGCCCTGGCCACCGTGCTGCGCCCCGCCGAGGGCGAACTGGAGCTGCTCGGCAGCCCGGTGGGCGGGGTGGGCGACCAGCGGTCGCTGCGCCGCCGGATCGGCTACCTGCCGCAGGAGTTCGGCTACTACAAGCGCTTCACGGTGCGAGAGTTCGTCGAGTACATGGCCTGGTTGAAGGAGGTTCCGAAGGCGGACATCCCCGCGGCCGTCCAGCGGGCGGTGGAACGAGTGGGCCTGGCGGACCGGGCCGACCAGCGGATGAAGACGCTGTCCGGCGGCATGGTGCGGCGGGCCGGCATCGCCCAGGCCATCGTCAACGACCCCGCCCTGCTGCTGTTGGACGAGCCGACCGCCGGCCTGGACCCGGCGCAGCGGCTGCGCTTCCGCGAGCTGCTGCAGGAGTTGGGCCGCGAGGCCTGCGTGGTCGTCTCCACCCACCTGGTCGAGGACGTCGCGGCCGCCTGCTCCGACGTGGTGCTCTTCGCCGACGGACGCCTCGTCTTCCAGGGCCCCCCGGAGGTCCTGGCGGCGGCGGGCGGCTCCGAGCACCCGGGCGACAGCCCGCTGGAGCGCGGCTACTCGGCGCTGCTCCACAACTCCGAGCAGCAGGGGGGTACCTGGTGA
- a CDS encoding zf-HC2 domain-containing protein, whose protein sequence is MSAEHASVRLIDDYARGDTELAADTVWALEAHLETCALCRGRLSASVATEAPDIAALLDTVRAGLEPQLDAAVRAPARRYRPRWVSAWLTPVMAPWLAMTVAVTLLALLLDAGGSPMLLGGASPMAVIAPVLPLCAVAASWSRALDPAHELTASTARAGLPLLLRRTTAVLAVVVPVLLVEGWLTGATTAAQWLLPSLAFTSAALALGSIIGVTRAAAALVATWVAVIAAPAWPAGRVPVALQPHQLPLWALLLALGTGAVIARRNAYSAL, encoded by the coding sequence ATGAGCGCGGAACATGCGTCGGTGCGGTTGATCGACGACTACGCACGTGGTGACACGGAGCTGGCCGCGGACACGGTGTGGGCGCTGGAGGCCCATCTGGAGACGTGCGCGCTGTGTCGGGGCCGCCTGTCGGCCTCGGTGGCCACCGAGGCGCCTGACATCGCCGCGCTCCTCGACACCGTCCGGGCCGGTCTGGAGCCGCAGCTGGACGCGGCCGTCCGGGCGCCCGCACGGCGGTACCGCCCGCGGTGGGTGTCGGCCTGGCTGACACCGGTCATGGCCCCGTGGCTGGCCATGACCGTCGCGGTCACCCTGCTGGCGCTGCTGCTGGACGCCGGCGGGTCGCCGATGCTCCTAGGTGGGGCCTCGCCCATGGCAGTGATCGCGCCCGTGCTGCCGCTCTGCGCTGTCGCCGCATCGTGGTCGCGCGCCCTGGACCCGGCGCACGAACTGACGGCCTCGACCGCCCGCGCCGGTCTGCCCCTGCTCCTTCGGCGCACCACAGCGGTCCTGGCCGTGGTCGTGCCCGTCCTCCTGGTGGAGGGATGGCTGACCGGAGCCACCACGGCCGCGCAGTGGCTGCTGCCCTCCTTGGCCTTCACCTCCGCCGCCCTGGCACTGGGCAGCATCATCGGCGTGACCCGCGCCGCCGCCGCGCTGGTGGCCACCTGGGTCGCCGTCATCGCGGCACCCGCATGGCCCGCCGGCCGCGTTCCCGTTGCCCTGCAGCCGCACCAACTTCCGCTGTGGGCACTGCTTCTCGCGCTCGGCACCGGCGCGGTGATCGCCCGCAGAAACGCCTACTCAGCGCTGTGA
- a CDS encoding RNA polymerase sigma factor: protein MRSRRKAPDELDEEGLLRLVARGDRRAFDELYRRTSPWLAVRLRRRCADEQIVAEVMQETYLAVWRAAGAFAGSAVGGTAVGWLWTIAARRLVDAFRRRAHHAEPPVAAAERSVAPAAEDEALAGSVGGDVGDALRQLAPELRQVLQAMVLDGLTVRETAVLLRLPEGTVKTRARRARIAMREALA, encoded by the coding sequence GTGAGATCACGCAGGAAAGCACCGGACGAGCTGGACGAGGAAGGCCTCCTCCGGCTGGTGGCCAGAGGCGACCGCAGGGCGTTCGACGAGTTGTACCGGCGCACGTCGCCGTGGCTGGCGGTGCGGCTGCGCCGCCGCTGCGCGGACGAGCAGATCGTCGCCGAGGTCATGCAGGAGACCTATCTGGCGGTGTGGCGCGCGGCCGGCGCGTTCGCCGGGAGTGCGGTCGGTGGGACGGCTGTCGGCTGGCTGTGGACGATCGCGGCGCGCCGCCTCGTCGACGCGTTCCGGCGCCGTGCCCACCACGCCGAACCGCCGGTCGCCGCCGCCGAGCGGTCGGTGGCGCCGGCAGCGGAGGACGAGGCACTCGCCGGGAGCGTCGGCGGCGACGTCGGCGACGCGCTACGGCAACTGGCGCCGGAACTCCGACAGGTACTGCAGGCGATGGTGCTCGACGGGCTCACCGTCCGGGAGACCGCCGTCCTGCTCAGACTGCCCGAAGGCACGGTCAAGACCCGTGCCCGCCGGGCCAGGATCGCGATGCGGGAGGCGCTGGCATGA
- a CDS encoding MarR family winged helix-turn-helix transcriptional regulator, whose amino-acid sequence MSERDRVDALTASWQAQGPDVVQSGAAAAADCWDEFKLVKRVARLHVLLEEVLLERLRPYSLSKAEYDILSTLRSVGTPYRLRPSELADRILMTSGGTSNALRRLAARGLVSRAVDPADARSSPACLTDAGADLALEVVREVVGAQTALLRRGAGPGGGTGDASEALRAVLIALGDTAPRARTGVRE is encoded by the coding sequence ATGAGCGAGCGGGACCGGGTGGACGCGCTGACCGCGTCCTGGCAGGCGCAGGGTCCCGATGTCGTGCAGTCGGGAGCGGCGGCAGCAGCAGACTGCTGGGACGAGTTCAAGCTGGTCAAGCGGGTCGCCCGGCTGCACGTCCTGCTCGAGGAGGTGCTGCTGGAGCGGCTGCGCCCCTACAGTCTCAGCAAGGCCGAGTACGACATCCTCAGCACGCTGCGGTCGGTCGGCACCCCCTATCGGCTGCGGCCGTCCGAACTCGCCGACCGCATCCTGATGACCTCGGGCGGCACGAGCAACGCACTCCGCCGCCTCGCCGCGCGCGGCCTGGTGAGCCGTGCCGTGGACCCCGCCGACGCCCGCTCGTCGCCGGCCTGCCTGACGGACGCCGGAGCAGACCTCGCGCTGGAGGTCGTCCGCGAGGTGGTCGGTGCCCAGACCGCGCTGCTGCGCCGGGGAGCCGGTCCGGGTGGCGGGACCGGCGATGCGAGTGAGGCCCTGCGCGCGGTGCTCATCGCTCTCGGCGACACCGCGCCCCGGGCGAGGACCGGCGTTCGGGAATGA
- a CDS encoding nuclear transport factor 2 family protein, whose amino-acid sequence MSDTERITQLILHERQGRDRGWWEQLEAAYWPDSRVHLSWYNGSGPGFIAGSRNMIGRGDTSVHRMSPPVVHVVGDRGYVEAPTGVEFRVTIDGVLVDLVSRTRLNYRVERRDGVWKILSLDAIYERDTITPAVPGTAITIPQERLAGFRPALALISYYLQSRGYPVGDNLLGDDQPRARDAFYAEVLAWLHAGPQR is encoded by the coding sequence ATGAGCGACACCGAACGGATCACCCAGCTCATCCTGCACGAGCGTCAAGGCCGTGACCGGGGCTGGTGGGAGCAGTTGGAGGCGGCCTACTGGCCGGACTCCCGGGTGCACCTCAGCTGGTACAACGGCAGCGGCCCGGGCTTCATCGCCGGCTCGCGGAACATGATCGGGCGAGGCGACACGAGCGTGCACCGGATGTCCCCGCCGGTCGTCCACGTCGTCGGCGACCGGGGGTACGTCGAGGCCCCGACAGGCGTCGAGTTCCGGGTCACCATCGACGGCGTCCTCGTCGACCTCGTCTCCCGGACCCGGCTCAACTACCGCGTGGAGCGCCGTGACGGCGTCTGGAAGATCCTCTCGCTCGACGCGATCTACGAGCGCGACACCATCACCCCGGCGGTGCCCGGTACGGCGATCACGATCCCGCAGGAGCGACTGGCCGGGTTCCGTCCCGCCTTGGCGCTCATCTCGTACTACCTCCAGTCACGCGGCTACCCGGTCGGCGACAACCTGCTCGGGGACGACCAGCCCCGGGCCCGCGACGCCTTCTACGCCGAGGTGCTGGCCTGGCTGCACGCCGGGCCTCAGCGCTGA
- a CDS encoding type 1 glutamine amidotransferase domain-containing protein — MATVLIPLPRQDFDPSEVAVPWQTLTGLGHRVLFATPDGGPASADELMLTGRGLDPWGRVPGLSRIVLVGRVLRANRDALTAYRAMERDAAFRAPLSWEQAGQDGFDGADGVDGLLLPGGHRARGMRAYLESELLQRLVVGAFQRDLPVGAICHGVLLAARSVDPATGRSVLHGRRTTALTWSLEGRAWSVARRTRFWDPDYYRTYREAPGQPAGYLSVQQEVTRALAGPADFLDVPAGAPHAARKSDGRHRDSVADDRPAFVVRDGRYVSARWPGDVHAFAAAFAELLAEGQR, encoded by the coding sequence ATGGCCACCGTGCTCATCCCGCTCCCGCGCCAGGACTTCGACCCCTCCGAGGTGGCCGTCCCCTGGCAGACCCTGACCGGTCTCGGGCACCGGGTGCTGTTCGCCACCCCGGACGGTGGCCCGGCGAGCGCGGACGAGTTGATGCTGACCGGGCGCGGGCTCGACCCCTGGGGGCGGGTGCCGGGGCTGTCGCGGATCGTTCTGGTGGGGCGGGTGCTGCGGGCCAACCGCGACGCGCTGACGGCGTATCGGGCCATGGAGCGGGACGCGGCTTTCCGCGCGCCGCTGAGCTGGGAGCAGGCCGGGCAGGACGGGTTCGACGGGGCGGACGGGGTGGACGGGCTGCTGCTGCCGGGCGGCCACCGGGCTCGCGGGATGCGCGCCTACCTGGAGAGCGAGCTCCTCCAGCGGCTGGTGGTCGGTGCCTTCCAGCGCGACCTGCCGGTCGGCGCGATCTGCCACGGTGTGCTGCTCGCCGCCCGCAGCGTCGACCCCGCCACCGGGCGCTCGGTGCTCCACGGCCGGCGGACCACCGCGCTGACCTGGAGCCTGGAGGGCCGCGCCTGGTCGGTGGCGCGCCGCACCCGGTTCTGGGACCCGGACTACTACCGCACCTACCGCGAGGCACCCGGCCAGCCGGCCGGCTACCTGTCCGTCCAGCAGGAGGTGACCAGGGCGCTGGCCGGCCCGGCCGACTTCCTCGATGTCCCGGCCGGGGCCCCGCACGCCGCTCGGAAGAGCGACGGGCGCCACCGGGACAGCGTGGCGGACGACCGCCCGGCCTTCGTGGTGCGCGACGGCCGTTACGTATCCGCCCGCTGGCCCGGCGACGTGCACGCCTTCGCGGCCGCGTTCGCCGAGCTGCTGGCGGAGGGTCAGCGCTGA
- a CDS encoding alpha/beta hydrolase family protein, whose protein sequence is MHSSNESVPAGLTARTARSARSGRSGRVARRRGLLLASALLAGVTMVASAGVASARPVGAGPLAGVSVAGAGQGARVVLPAPTGPHQVGTVSLHLVDTSRADPWVASQPFRELMVTIRYPARDAARYPLAPQLPAGVAAAFPAQYLNADGVPLDKVDWAATLTHDHQGAPVDRSGGPLPVVLYSPGAGDPAALNSTMADDLASQGYLVVSIDHTYEAPAVEFPGGRVVTSVMRQQAAAVGSDPVKLTALLRKLVAVRVADTRFVLDQLDALAAGHNPDAEQRQLPRGLLGALDPNRIGMFGQSGGGFTAAQAMHDDPRIKAAADLDGLLGYVGDDSDPANPGTAATDGLDRPMLLMGSQGDDHHTNPSWGALWQHSTGWHRDLTLSGSTETTYTDKESMLPQIARQLNLPPATVTDALGTIPPERAVAAERAYLTSFFDRWLRGQDDHLLDHPSAAYPDVQFVR, encoded by the coding sequence ATGCACAGCAGCAACGAGTCCGTTCCCGCTGGTCTGACCGCCCGCACCGCCCGCTCCGCCCGCTCCGGCCGCTCCGGCCGCGTGGCGCGGCGGCGGGGGCTGCTGCTCGCCTCGGCGTTGCTGGCCGGGGTGACCATGGTCGCGTCGGCCGGGGTCGCCTCGGCGCGGCCGGTCGGTGCCGGGCCGCTCGCCGGCGTTTCGGTGGCCGGCGCGGGCCAGGGGGCCCGGGTGGTGCTGCCCGCGCCCACCGGGCCGCACCAGGTCGGCACCGTCTCGCTCCATCTGGTCGACACCTCCCGGGCGGACCCCTGGGTCGCCTCGCAGCCCTTCCGCGAGCTGATGGTCACCATCCGCTACCCGGCCCGGGACGCGGCGCGCTACCCGCTCGCCCCGCAGCTGCCGGCCGGGGTGGCCGCCGCCTTCCCCGCGCAGTACCTGAACGCGGACGGTGTGCCACTGGACAAGGTCGACTGGGCGGCCACCCTCACCCATGACCACCAGGGCGCGCCGGTGGATCGCAGCGGCGGCCCGCTCCCGGTGGTGCTCTATTCGCCGGGGGCCGGCGATCCCGCCGCGCTGAACAGCACGATGGCCGACGACCTCGCCTCGCAGGGCTACCTGGTGGTGAGCATCGACCACACCTACGAGGCCCCGGCGGTGGAGTTCCCCGGTGGTCGGGTCGTCACCAGCGTGATGCGCCAGCAGGCCGCCGCCGTCGGAAGCGACCCGGTCAAGCTGACCGCGCTGCTGCGCAAGCTGGTCGCGGTCCGGGTGGCCGACACCCGCTTCGTGCTCGACCAGCTGGACGCGCTGGCCGCCGGGCACAATCCGGACGCCGAGCAGCGGCAGCTGCCGCGCGGGCTCCTTGGCGCCCTCGACCCGAACCGGATCGGCATGTTCGGGCAGTCCGGCGGCGGCTTCACCGCGGCCCAGGCGATGCACGACGACCCGCGGATCAAGGCCGCCGCCGACCTGGACGGCCTCCTCGGCTACGTCGGGGACGACTCCGACCCCGCCAACCCGGGCACGGCCGCCACCGACGGGCTGGACCGCCCGATGCTGCTGATGGGCAGTCAGGGCGACGACCATCACACCAACCCCTCCTGGGGCGCCCTGTGGCAGCACAGCACCGGCTGGCACCGCGACCTGACGCTGAGCGGCTCCACCGAGACGACGTACACCGACAAGGAGTCGATGCTGCCGCAGATCGCCCGGCAGTTGAACCTCCCGCCGGCCACCGTCACCGACGCCCTCGGCACGATCCCGCCCGAGCGCGCCGTGGCCGCCGAGCGGGCCTACCTCACCTCGTTCTTCGACCGCTGGCTGCGCGGCCAGGACGACCACCTGCTCGACCACCCCTCCGCCGCCTACCCTGACGTGCAGTTCGTGCGGTAG
- a CDS encoding LON peptidase substrate-binding domain-containing protein: MTERLPIFPLNGVLYPGLVLPLHVFEERYCRLVADLLAGPEDQPRRFGVLAIKDGRDVAPVTESDKPAGPLSGLGTESGDPLEALHHIGCVADVASVTPQADGQYELLVTGTTRFRLRAVDTGGPYLVGQCELIEEQLGTGAGAMASGVERAFRAYQKRLAGARQATLTGEQELPDDPQVLSYLVAAASVLEVPVKQRLLACPDTATRLSTELELLRRESALLTWLPSVPAVELTRQAFSPN; the protein is encoded by the coding sequence GTGACAGAACGGCTGCCGATCTTCCCGCTCAACGGCGTGCTCTACCCCGGGCTGGTGCTCCCCCTGCACGTGTTCGAGGAGCGCTACTGCCGCCTGGTGGCCGATCTGCTGGCCGGTCCGGAGGACCAGCCGCGGCGGTTCGGAGTGCTGGCGATCAAGGACGGGCGCGATGTGGCGCCGGTGACCGAGAGCGACAAACCGGCCGGTCCGCTGAGCGGGCTCGGCACCGAGAGCGGCGACCCGCTGGAGGCGCTGCACCACATCGGCTGCGTGGCCGACGTCGCCTCGGTGACCCCGCAGGCGGACGGGCAGTACGAACTGCTGGTCACCGGGACCACCCGGTTCCGGCTGCGCGCGGTGGACACCGGCGGGCCGTACCTGGTCGGGCAGTGCGAGCTGATCGAGGAGCAGCTGGGCACCGGGGCCGGCGCCATGGCCAGCGGGGTGGAACGGGCCTTCCGGGCGTACCAGAAGCGGCTGGCCGGGGCCCGGCAGGCGACCCTGACGGGCGAGCAGGAGCTGCCGGACGACCCCCAGGTGCTCTCCTACCTGGTGGCGGCGGCCTCCGTGCTGGAGGTCCCGGTCAAGCAGCGGCTGCTGGCCTGCCCGGACACCGCGACCCGGCTGAGCACCGAACTGGAGCTGCTGCGCCGCGAGAGCGCGCTGCTGACCTGGCTGCCCTCGGTACCGGCGGTGGAGCTGACCCGGCAGGCGTTCAGCCCGAACTGA
- the ybaK gene encoding Cys-tRNA(Pro) deacylase, producing the protein MAKKNSGTGGKGTPATVALESAGVPFTVHAYQHDPAAASYGGEAAQALGVDPTRVFKTLVAEVDGALTVGVVPVAGQLDLKALAAAVGGKRAAMADPAAAERSSGYVRGGISPLGQRKALPTVLDEGALAHPTIYVSAGRRGLEVELAPADLLRLTGAVSALISRG; encoded by the coding sequence ATGGCGAAGAAGAACAGCGGCACCGGCGGCAAGGGCACCCCCGCCACCGTCGCACTGGAGTCCGCGGGGGTGCCGTTCACCGTGCACGCCTACCAGCACGACCCGGCCGCCGCCTCCTACGGCGGCGAGGCGGCCCAGGCGCTCGGCGTCGACCCGACGCGGGTGTTCAAGACGCTGGTCGCCGAGGTGGACGGCGCGCTCACGGTGGGCGTGGTGCCGGTGGCCGGGCAGCTGGACCTCAAGGCGCTGGCGGCGGCGGTGGGCGGCAAGCGGGCCGCGATGGCCGACCCGGCGGCGGCCGAGCGCAGCAGCGGCTACGTGCGTGGCGGGATCTCGCCGCTGGGGCAGCGCAAGGCGCTGCCCACGGTGCTGGACGAGGGTGCGCTGGCCCACCCGACGATCTACGTCTCGGCGGGCCGGCGCGGCCTGGAGGTGGAGCTGGCGCCCGCTGACCTACTGCGTCTGACGGGCGCTGTCAGCGCCCTGATCAGCCGAGGCTGA